GACCGAGGGAATCGGCGTCGGCGGCAGCGTTAGGATTGCAGAAGTGACCGCAGAGGAACCTGAGAACGTTCCCCATTTTTTGCTGCCTTAAACAATGGCGAATCTAAGGTAATGAAATGGTTTGATAAATTGGACTGAAAAATTCTTAACACTCACGCAAGACCTTNTTTCTTTCACACTTTATTTAGTCTctacttttcctttattttctaaGTGCAGCTGTAGTGAGAGTAAAGGAAGACACGTGGATGGCTACGATTCGCTGAAACGACTCGGAATTCAGTGTTGATTTCTAACCATCCAAATCAAACCAGAATTGGCCATAACAGATGAGGTTTTAAAGTAATGAAATTTATacattttgttaataaattttagcatatggttagattttttaatattttattattaggtGTGCATTttctgaaaattaattttgagtatgATATCATGtttgatttatattaattagatcattttcattttttccattcttgaaaatatttcataataaaaaaaatacaaaagacaaaaaatatatatatatatatatagaaacataatatattattgttgtagtcaaattaaaaaaataaaaaaaaattgttcccTAGTGGGtgcatatgtttttttttttttttttttttatctataatagaatataatttttattttaccaaACGAGCATGACTATGAGCAACTAGAGATAATTTGGAGTCTAACCCCTGAGTGGAGGAGTTCAACCCTAAGAAGAGGAGTCTAACCCTGATGTAAAGAGTCGAACTCCCCAAATGGTAAGTTCGACCCTAAGAGGAGTAGCCGAGGAGTTTAGCtgtaatagtctaagcccactgatagtagatattgtccgttttgatccgttacgtatcTCAGTCAATCTCACAGTGGAGTGGTTccatacctttataaggaatgatttgttcctCCCTCCAACTAATATgacacaatccaccccattagGAGCTAGCGTCCtggttggcacaccgccccgtgtttggctttgacaccatttgtaacagcccaaacccacctctagcagatattgtccgttttggcccgttacatatcctctttagcctcacgattttagcCTCACGCCTTTAGCCTCACATCGAGATCTTACATTAAAGAGGAGGCGTTCAAAATTACGAAATTAGGGACTTTATTCATGTGAAAATAGATAGCAACTTACAAGTAAAAGCGAGTATAGATTGATTTAAGGGTTTGGGGAAGTGAGCATGACATGGTAACTAACAAATTGTTTcgaactttttaattttccctCCATTTCTACTGACTTCTTCAAAGCTAAGGAATTGAAATATGAAGCATCTCCTTGAATTCCAGTCTCCTGGTTTCAGTGTAGAACGTCTTGTGTTTGTTTGGCCAATAGGTTAACCAAATCCAACCTCTGATCTCCCATTCCAAGGTTTTCCTTCTCGCCGTTCCGTCGATCTTCCACCAAACACTCTCTCCGTACTCATCTCCGGCGAATATGACGCCTCCCTGTCTGTTGAATGGCCGGAAAGCGCTCGAGTACCGGTCCCGGAACCAAGCTCTAGGGTTTATCAGTGCAAGTTTCGATGGCTTCCTCGAGGCCACCTCTTTGCCATCGGAGCTGTCGTGGAGGTACCAGTTCAGGATTCCGGTGTTGCCATAGACGGACTGCTCGAATTTCCATGGCTTCAAGCTTGCCGTTACGGTCTCTCCGACTGCTAATTTGAGGCCTGGGTAAGGGTTTGAGGGTTCGAATCCGGCTTCTAGGGTTTTCTCGGCTCCGACTTCTATTATAGGGTTGTCTGATGATTTGCTTACTGAGACGCTCATTATGTTTGTTTGTAGAGTTGGAGTGAGCTGCAAGGAGATCCGTGATGGAAAATACTTCTCTGATCCGCCGACTCCTCGTTTGGACAAGAGCATGTCGTTCACGAGCGGGATGATGTTGCACCTGTAAGAATTCGAGGTACGTTTTGAACTCCAATGCCAAAGATACGTGAGAATCTTCACTATTAATTACTTCTAGCAGCATGATAGATCAGTTTCGgaatcgttttttttttctagaatttGCCTTTGTGTCTTAGTCGTTACTTTTAGTGCAATAGAGAAGAAGTTTAAACTCAATTGTGGAAGATGCGTGAGAATCCTTAACATCGATTACTTCTGATAGCTTGAAAGATCAGTTTGGAATCAATTTTGCAAGAATTTATCCTTCTTTTTCGTTACGTCTAgtgtgtgagagagaaaaaattcGTTCTTAGCAGCACAGAAGTTAGCTTCGAAGTTCAACATACCTTATGTTGTCAACGTGAACTCTCAGATTAATCCACTTTTCTCGAACCTCAGCCTTGTAATTGAACTGCAGAACCCCTTCTAGCTGGTGATAATTTAGAGAGAGTTGCAATCTTTCATCAGTCGAAGGATTGCGTGAGTTCTCAATGCAATCCATTGCAATGACAGGGCAATAGAGTTGAACTTTCCACAATCCATgtgttgaaaatgaataagagaACAAAGGTGAGGGTGTTTTGAGCATGCAGCTGTTGGCTTTGAGCTCGACTATCCAGTTGGTGATTGCAAGGTTTATGGACCTCATCCATTGCTCTTCTATATTAGACCCCAACAGTTTCATGAGCATCTTTGATGCCTGTCTTGACTGAAAATTGGTTAAATGATACTTGAGAGTTGTCAGACAATCCAAACGCAGACCGGTCGGAGCTTCATAAATGCAAATCAGGAATAGAAGGTTAAGAAATGTAACattgaaaatttcttttgGGTTGAAAGTAATGTTGAGTTTGAGGAAACCAAAGCTAAAATTCTTTTGCTGGTCTGAGCCATAATGAAGAACATCGCGAATACAATTAAGCAAGAGACTGGATATGCTTTCTTGGTCATCTAATAAATTTGAGGATTTGGTGCTGGTCTTTAAGGGTTCTGAACTCCAAAGAGAGATAGGAAGGCTAAAATCTGCGATAACCGATAAAGTAATGGTTGCGGAATGAAGGCTTTTGGCTGCAACAACATTGAGGGAGGAGTTGCTTGAGCTTGAAGAGCATATGGATGTAGAAATGGAAGTTGTTTTCCATTGAGAAAGTGGTGGTAGGTTCTGTATCCAGGAATAAACATCGGGAAAGCTACAAGGAGCCATGCAGTAAGTTAGCAAGATTGaactctttttcctctctGTAAGGGTAAAGgatgttattttcttctatatttATAGACTCTTTGATGAATGGAATTTTAGTAAAGCAAAGTTTCTAGAACGTGGAAAAGTCAACTGGAAAAGTGATCCATTGGCATCAAGAACGAAGAGAGAAAAGGTAAAGAACACGATAAGATTGGATGGTTCTGCATAGAAAAGAGATGATAGGCATTTCACCTTTTAATTGAGGATAACTCTTCACACAAACCCAACAATCTTTGATCAAGAGTTCAATTCTCTATATAATATTAGGCATTTAGGGGCTGCAGCCTATAACACCAAAAAGAATCCTCGTAAAAGCGATAAAAACATTTAACACAACTTCTGgagatattaataaaagactatcaaaatcaattaaaataaagcaaaTCCTTTTTTATTAGAATACGTCTGTAGATCCCACTTGAAGTTAGATATATCAGAGGAAGTCATTAATAGGTTATAGTGGGTATTTTCAGGGTTGAATTTGgacatttttttacttttgattttaagTATTTGTTGTGTTTGGTGTGATGGAGTAATCTTCTAAATTAGTTATGAAAGCATAGTAATTTTATCACTTGTTGGAGTTTGATATTCCATTGGATGAAATCGAAAGCTTTTAGAGCTCCACGTCATCAAGGCTTTCTATTTCCCACTAGGCcagaaataaattacaaaatttttagAGATAAGGAGCTTACCTGAGTTCGTTTTCTTTAagctataattttttttggctaTTTCTAGGTGTGAACGTTCCCCCttctttcatcttttcttctctattaTCCAGTTGgagagtttttttcttttttaatcattgNttttttttttttttttttttttttttttttttttttttttttttttttttttttttttttttttggatttcaaagttgaagattctttttttgtaactatttGATAGACCTTGTCTTGCTTAATTTGAACCCCTTTTTGTAGGCTTCTTTTTTGTAAACGCttgttatttcatttttctcattgAAAGTTCggtattttataataatagtaacaataatgaaattgtgtctgatatgaaaaaaaaaattaaagataaattaaaaagtttaaagtgaAAATGTACTTAACTAGATACAATTATCAATGAAGCTACATAAACTTTTACTGACGAAGAAATTCCAATGtgtagtttaattttatttgcatGTATAAAAATCTAGATCTGCCTTGTTTGTTGCTTAGAAAGATAATAAGTGGAAAAGAGACCTCAGACGATTAGTCTCTATCCATTTCCAATGATTTCTTATGAGCTAAGGAATTGAAAGATGGAGAATCTCTTTGAATTCCAGCCTCTTGGTTTCGGTGTAAAATGTCTTGTGTTTGTTTGGCCAATATGTTAACCAGATCCAGCCTCTAATCTCCCACTCCATAGTTTTCCCTCTTGCCTTTCCATCAATCTTCCACCACACATTCTCTCCATACTCATCGCCTGCGAATATGACCCCTCCCTGTTTGTTAAAAGGTCTGTGAGCACTCGAGTAACGGTCCCGAAACCAAGCTTTAGGGTTTATGAGTGCAAGTTTTGATGGCTTGGTGGAGGCCACCTCTTTCCCATCCGAACTGTCGTGAAGGTACCAGTTAAGGGTTGCAGCATTCCCATGGACGAACTGCTCAAATTTCCATGGCTTCAAGCTCACCATTGCAGTCTCCCCTACTGATAATTTGAGGCCTGGGTAAGGCGTTGAGGGTTCAAATCCAGCTTCAAAGGTTCTTTCAGTTCCAACCTCAATTTTAGGGTTATTTGAAGATTTGCTTACTGAGACACTCATTATGTTTGTGTGGGAAGTTGGAGTGAGTTGCAGTGAAATTCGTGATGGAAAATGTTTTTCTGATCCACCAACTCCACGTTCTGACAAGAGAGTCTCGTTCACAAGCCTGATGATGTCGCACCTGAAAGAATCCGATAGACTTTTTAAACTCAGTTGTCAAAGACATAACACCAGCTACTTCTAATAGCTTGAAAGATCAGTTTTGCATCTGTAGAAATTGCCTGTTTTTGTTGTAATTCCAATGAGAGAGAAGGGATTAGTTCTTAGCAGTAAGGAAGTAATAGCTTCAAAACTCAACGTACCTTATGTTATCAACGTGTACCCTCATATCAATCCACTTATCTCGAACCACAAGCTGGTAATTGAACTGCAGAACCCCTTCAAGCTGGtgataatttaaagaaaattgcaATCTTTCATCTGTTGAAGGATTGCTGGAGTTCTCAATGTTGTCCATTGCAATGATGGGGCAATAGAGTTGAACTTTCCACAGCCCATGCgatgaaaatgaataagagtACAAAGGTGAGGGTGTTTTTAAAGTACGGCCGTTGGCCTTGAGCTCCAATACCCAGTTGGTGATTGCAAGGTTCATCGACCTCATCCATTGCTGTTCTAGATTCGACCCCAACAGTTTCATAAGCACCTTGGATATCTGCCTCGACGTAGAATTTGCCAAATGATGCTTGAGAGTCATAAGACAATTTGAACGGAGATCGGTGGGAGCTTCATAGATGCAGATTAGGAATATGAGAGTAAGAAACGCGAGATTGAAGATTTCTCTTGAGCTGGAAGTGATATCGAGTTTGAGGGAGTAATGGCTAGAATTCTTTCTTTGGTTTGAGCCATAGTAAAGAACATCATGAACACAATTAAGCAAGAGGGTGGACATGGTTTCTTCATCGAATAAATTTGAGGAATTGGTGCTGGTCTTCAAGGGTTTTGAGGTCCACAGGGAGATTGGAAAGCTGAAATCTGCAATAATTGAGAGAGTAATGGTTGGGGAATGAAGGTTTTTGGCAGCAACAATTTTGAGAGAGGAGCTGTTTGAGGTTGAAGTGCATATGGATGTAGAAATGGAAGTAGTTTTCCATTGAGAAAGGGGTGGAAGGGTCTGTATCCAGGAATAGACATCAGGAAAGCTACAAGAAGCCATGGGAGCATGCAACAAGTTAATTAACAAAAGATTGAactctccttttctctcttgtAAGAACAAATGTGGATGTTGTCTCTCTCATATTTGTAGACTCTTTCATGAAGGGAAGTAAAGCAAAGTAAAGATTCTTGGAGGAAAAGTTAGGTAAAAAGGCGATTATTGCGAGCATTGGCATCAAGAATGAggagagaaaatataaaagaagttGATAAGGTTGGATAGATGTGCAAATGAAGAGGTTATTGATAGATACCTTCTAATTAGGGAGAACTCTTCACACACAGcccatcttttatttatttgtttattatatgGATAGGTATCTTTATCAATATGATAGAGGTATCTATCAATAACCTCTTTATCTCCGTGaactttaaaacgtgtctaataGGTATGTGTCTTAACTGTCAGTGTCAGTTTTGTATATGTTATGTCTCTCTGaactttaaaatgttaaaattcatattagacaaaattgaaataggtATCTAACAAGATCTTAAACTTacaattttaaagtttaataggtccataatttaaaaataccaaACTCATTAGATACATACTTGATAGTCTAAAAACTTATTAAACGCTCCTTAAAGTTAAACACCTCTAAAACATAAAGCTTTAGATTCTATATTAGATACAGAtagtttagtttaaaaatCTATCAAACATAAATCTTTTAGactcaaatttgaaaaataccaAATTCATGGGTGATAATTCAAAAACTTGTTAAACACGAAGTTTAAAGATTAATAAAACACAAATcttttagataatttttacaaaatttgaactaaactgatataattgaaagtttatgaatgcatatttaacctt
This genomic window from Cucurbita pepo subsp. pepo cultivar mu-cu-16 chromosome LG01, ASM280686v2, whole genome shotgun sequence contains:
- the LOC111804047 gene encoding uncharacterized protein LOC111804047 is translated as MAPCSFPDVYSWIQNLPPLSQWKTTSISTSICSSSSSNSSLNVVAAKSLHSATITLSVIADFSLPISLWSSEPLKTSTKSSNLLDDQESISSLLLNCIRDVLHYGSDQQKNFSFGFLKLNITFNPKEIFNVTFLNLLFLICIYEAPTGLRLDCLTTLKYHLTNFQSRQASKMLMKLLGSNIEEQWMRSINLAITNWIVELKANSCMLKTPSPLFSYSFSTHGLWKVQLYCPVIAMDCIENSRNPSTDERLQLSLNYHQLEGVLQFNYKAEVREKWINLRVHVDNIRCNIIPLVNDMLLSKRGVGGSEKYFPSRISLQLTPTLQTNIMSVSVSKSSDNPIIEVGAEKTLEAGFEPSNPYPGLKLAVGETVTASLKPWKFEQSVYGNTGILNWYLHDSSDGKEVASRKPSKLALINPRAWFRDRYSSAFRPFNRQGGVIFAGDEYGESVWWKIDGTARRKTLEWEIRGWIWLTYWPNKHKTFYTETRRLEFKEMLHISIP
- the LOC111804061 gene encoding uncharacterized protein LOC111804061 is translated as MASCSFPDVYSWIQTLPPLSQWKTTSISTSICTSTSNSSSLKIVAAKNLHSPTITLSIIADFSFPISLWTSKPLKTSTNSSNLFDEETMSTLLLNCVHDVLYYGSNQRKNSSHYSLKLDITSSSREIFNLAFLTLIFLICIYEAPTDLRSNCLMTLKHHLANSTSRQISKVLMKLLGSNLEQQWMRSMNLAITNWVLELKANGRTLKTPSPLYSYSFSSHGLWKVQLYCPIIAMDNIENSSNPSTDERLQFSLNYHQLEGVLQFNYQLVVRDKWIDMRVHVDNIRCDIIRLVNETLLSERGVGGSEKHFPSRISLQLTPTSHTNIMSVSVSKSSNNPKIEVGTERTFEAGFEPSTPYPGLKLSVGETAMVSLKPWKFEQFVHGNAATLNWYLHDSSDGKEVASTKPSKLALINPKAWFRDRYSSAHRPFNKQGGVIFAGDEYGENVWWKIDGKARGKTMEWEIRGWIWLTYWPNKHKTFYTETKRLEFKEILHLSIP